GAACTTTTCCTCCCAGACGTTTAACAAGGAAAACAAGCTGGGAGGAAGGATACATATTTCTGCTCAGCTGCAACAGTTCTCCAGAGTTTCAGCCACAGAGCTGAGTGCACATACCAGGCACTCATTAAAGCATGAGAAATTATAAAGTACGTTTATGACTTGCTGGTGTGACTTGATTTTTACAGTGTTGGCGATGATAACGATCAGATGCATACTGTTTTTCTGCGTGACTCAGTGGGATAGGATCCATTAAAAGTGATCAAAACATGGTCAGGTACGAATGTCTATTTACCAAGTagcaaacatttcagtcaggATTATGTAACCAAGCCAAACACAACACGTACAAACACCTACAGCTGAGCTGTAGAAAGGAGAGTCACTTTCGCATGTCGGTTCAAAGCTCAGGATTTGTGTGACGATCGGCTGCTTGCACGCAGGTATGAGTTCAATTCGCAAGCTTGGTCGAGTGCATACATCACTGAAATGAGTAGACTGTtctagtgctgcagcctcacaacaAGAAGGTTAGAATCCAGCGTGAAGAAAGCAAAACTTTCTGTGTGCCTGTGTTGGTCTCCTTTAggctctctggtttcctcccagagtccTAACCATATAGGATAATTGGTTGTTGTGTCACAGACTCTTCTGTCAGTGGTGTGTTGGCGTTCAATTCAGGATGTGATGGTGAATGAGAGCAGGAAAAAACTTAGAGATGTATGTTTGTAAATgagagaggtgttgaagatgttgtgccactgtttccagtcAGCAAACTAGAAAGCATCACtcagctaatggctacatttgaCTGAGATAATAACTCAAAATCCAATGAAATCcaattcgatttaaaaaaaaaatacactttgcGTTTGTAATTTTCTTAATATAAAGCAAAAGCTCTGACATCTACTGGAGACTCTGAGTGGAATCCTTCCATCTCAACAGCCTCTTCCCTCTCAACTTGTTGCGGCCGCTGTTCCTGAAAACAGAACTGGGAATTGTCGACTGGCAACAAGCCACtgagctcaggtgtgtgtgtgtgtgtgtgtgtgtgtgtgtgtgtgtgtgtgtgtgtgtgtgtgtgtgtgtgtgtgtgtgtgtgtgtgtgtgtgtgaaatgtgatAGAAATCTGATTTGGCAGAGCTTTATCCTCTTTAGGCCTCAACAGTAGGTCCACACCGAACCGTGCCGACTGCTAATCCCATAATGGGCTGACTCTGCACTAAGAGCCGCGCAAATAATCTTCTCTGCAGAAAACTGTGACTGGTCGTTTGTTTGGCTCCTCGCGTCCATGTCgcactgcatgtgtgtgtgtgtgtgtgtgtgtgtgtctgctcaggTGAGTGGGCACAAATAGGTAATCTAGTGTGCAAAGTAATCGATTTTCCTGCTGCACAGGAAGTGTCTGGTTATTGATTATCAGGGACAATGATGTCACTCCAGGCTGTGTTGGATGTTTACTTATCCATGATAAGGTACCAGGCGCTTTCTCACTGCACACCGGTCAAATAATCCCGTTATCGGGCCGCGCTCATCAAGCTTTCCATCTTTCATCAGGCGTGGACTCTTTAACCCCGCGGTCCGTGATGTAATCGCAAAGGCGCCTTCAGATCTTGACGTCATGTCGCTTTAGAAGAAGGCGAGGGCTGCTCAATTTAGGATGGTGTTAATAAAGATCTAACCCGTCCgaaattatttgttttccaAATTAAATGTTTCCGCTAAGGTCACTTTAATGTGTTTCTCAAATGTAGCCATGAGCGCAGTGTGCCATTTCGCACGTGTAGCTCCTTGCATATTtgcatattcattttttttttatttctctgggAAATGCATGACCAGAAAGGAtgaaaaatactgttaaaatggaagaaaaacaaagcacttGCTGCTTTGATGAGAAAACGAGGGATGTTCGTGCTTAAAAACTGATTAATACATATGTAAATCTTCAAAGGGAAACTTTCCAGGTGAACTAGTTTTGATTCATCAAGAAATTTAAAAGGAAATAGGACGCAATGAGCGTTCAACCCTTTATGTTTCCCATGATACAACTCGTCTTATCCCTGTGTTTGAGCCCATTATGCATTCTTATCTTGTTTGTgaatcattatttttcattaagtTTCAGAGCGACAGGCGCCTCATTGTTGACATGAAAGGAGCATTTTTACACACTATTGTGGGCGAGATGTTTAACTCGAATCCTCAGGAGGAATGAAAACATAATCTGCCCGTTGGCTCTTTTCTAGGTCTCGCTGGCTGGTAACAGATTAACCAGAGAGCAAATATGCCCAACACAGACCGTGGCGTTAAAACTGTCACACACTTTCCCTCTTTGTCGGGGTTGTGAGGTCCATCTGGGTCTGataaggttgaaaaaaaaaatagttacataaataaatattgtgggAAGCATGGCAACGAGAAGTATCGGCCACGGCCgtgttttggatttcttttgAACAttagatgaataaatatatttttgtagttCATAACCTCGCCAGCCTGAATCAAGCTGAGTCACATGAGTGTGTCAGCAACTTCctgggtttgttttttaatagttCTTAATTGGGAAAAATGCTAAGTCGGCATGATTTCAACATTTCCACTTTTATGTCCTACATTTTAAGTCATGTGCAACACATTTCATCACCAACGCTGTGTTAGAACACTTTAATGGCCCCATGTCACATCAGAACATTGAGATTAAGCTTGAATCTTCTGCCGTTGCATAACCGCGTGAAACTTTAATAAAGCGACGGCGGTGACGTCACAGTGAGATGAGGCGACGTCTGCCATCTTGTTCTCTTCATTCAGCGGCGGCGCTCATTGCCTATTGATGAAGTAATTGGACACGGACAAAACTGTTGAGTGCGGCGATCAGACCGTATCGCTTCCTCAGTGCCCCCTTTGAGTACAGCGGTATCACATCCCCTTTCTGACAAAGCAATCAGAATACAGATTGAGAGGATGGAAAACATCAGAAGGGCAGAAGTGAAACCAGCGTGGCGGACAATAATAGAACTGGAATGGCTGCTGTTTTTCTTGCATCAAAGTTTGATGCTATGGAACATGCGAGGAATGACCCGGTGGCTTTGTCTTTTCAATTTGTTTGTTGGCTTGGTTATGAGTGAATCATCACCTTGCTGTGTTGCCAAAGAAACCGATGAAGGGTCACAGCCTTTGTTCGGGGTTTACTGTGCCCATTAAGGATTATAGGCCGTCTAACAACAGTTTGGCTGCGATCCCAGTGAGAGATGAGTCATTCCAGCTCAGTCAGCAGAGCGGAGGAGGTGCAAACAGCTGAGATAGCTCGCTGGACTGGTAGATTCCAGAATATGTATCAGATGTATGTGATCATTTTTGTGAACAAAGAATCGTTGGCATCTTATTCAACGTTTCATGGTAGAGGCTACTTTCCTTGCAGGAAGTTTATGTACCCGCCCGGGAAGTTCTTTACTTAAacctttccttccttcattcccTAGTCACACTTACAGTATCTTCGTCATGTTGCACATCCATGACCCTCATCGAATGCCTTTCTCGTCTTCCATGTTCAAGACTCTTAGTCCGTCACGCCTCTCGTCTCAGGTCTCCAAACTCTTGTTGTCCCTCTAAAGCAATGTTAGTCTGGGCTTATTGAaggtttcataaagcctcagtGTGACTTATCCTACCAAAGCCACTGACTTGCTCACAAACCTGCATCTGCTTTCTTTCGCATCATTTTTGAGGGTTTCCAAACACTTGTTTACAAGAGAACGTGTTGAACGCCAAACACTAATATGCGCGGGTCTTGCAAGCAACACGGACCTGAGTGCTTTGTGCTGAAAGGAAATTCAAGCTTACCATTTCAGGCTCTTCCAGGCCACATTTAATGCCTCAGTTAGCCAGATTTTGCCCCCAAGCCTCCAGTTTAACGTGTAGAAGATGTTGCTATTTCTCTTCATTCATACTTTGTTCTCCTAGCGTGCAGGGGCCGCAATCAAAAACTCGGCAATAACCAGtctgctgtgggaggaaaccacagtGCCCGCTGACATTATTTTTCCAACATTTATAATAGGCATTGAAATAACTGTTACAGTCCCATAAGAGAGAGTTTTGCATTCTGTGTTCTCTCCTGGCCACTTGTATTGTGACAGCTGCCCCTCTCCCCGCTAGAATAACATCCCGGGGAACTGGCTCTTCCTCACGTGCGCACCAACGCCTTTCCCCCTCCATTGTAGAATATGTGATGAATACATGTGCAGGGAGGTATAAAACCCTGCACGCCTCGATTCCATGCATGAGGCGACTCTACATGTGTTCCCGGTGTCTCTGCAGTTCCTCTGCGTTTCACAGAATCCAGGGAACATGGTGTGTGCTGGCCCAGGACCTGCTGGGTCAGGAGAGGGGCACGCCTCGACTTTCAGGAAGGCTGACGTTTGGCGTTGGGCTGTGATAGCCTGCCAGAAAACACAGAGATCAGAGAAGAGACGGGAATATGGAAAGAAAGGGGTCGCTGCTCGACAAACCGGTGTTCCCACAATAAGCGGCCACTACGCTTGCCTTTGTGTCCATCCTAACCGTGATGCCAACCTTTTGTTCTGTCGactgttttgctgttttcaacTCTACATTTAGTCATTTAAACCTTTTCCTAAGGTATGGCTCCGCCATCAGACACCTGGGTGAGGAACTCAAATCTTCTTGTGCTTCCGAATGTCCCTTTAGTGGTTAACTATCATAACCCAATTCTTAAGGAGTACAAGTGCTGATTCTGATTCGTGCTATTCTCGAGTGTTGTAGTCGAGTGCACCTGACTTGAGACAGAAGCATTGAGGGCCCGAGAGCAAGACCAATGAGGCCTCCTTTGTCTCATGTCTCGGCTCTTCACTTCAACACTAGTGCTCTCAACGTTATGCTGTTACAGCGGATAGACGGGCTCAGTGTGCCATAGCGatcatgtatttattgttgTGATGTCAGAATTACTACTTTAGgaggttaaacctggtcaactaACCAAGTCACTCACATCCACGTCTCTGTGGGGATAGTTCTATGAAGAACCATTGTTGTCCAGTGTTAATCCAGGAGCTTCTGTTTAGCCATTTGGGAGACACATCTTTAATACCTTTAATCTTCATCACTACATTCTACCAGTGATTTTACACCTACTACTGAGTTAAGTGGCTTATGTTTTTACTTATCATCTTTCTGCTTCTGCAATCTGTTGAGCTATTCCCATAATTGTGTACTTTTACTGTTAACTCTCAACACGCCTGTAGCCCAGGGGGTTCAGGGAGGAAGATATGGTGTTGTGAAGTGTCAGAAAAAGGTTAAGATGTAGGGATGACCTTTGTACTTTCCTAGTCAGGACCATCCTGTTGGATCTTGTTTGCATACTTTGTGGCGCTGTCACCCGTGCGTCATCCTTCCACTGAtgtccattgtttttgtttacatgttgtCTAGTCAGTGTACTGAGTGAGTTACATGTCTACGTCCCATACACATTTTGGAAACTCAAAGAAGTTGGGCTGTGATACAGAATGTGCGTTTTAGCAACCATTTGTGAGCAAGGAACCCGCTCGTGACTAGACATATACTGTTGACTTGACAGGTTTATGGGTCTGCAAGCTGGCAACACCAAGGAGGCGAGGTCACCAAGTCAAGAACCATGTTCTTCATCGCCAAGAAGTTTTTACCTCAGAATTATAAAGTTCCATTCCTGGTGTGTTTGAGCTGGACACGTGTCGCACACTGAAGGATCCGAGAAGTTGCCAGATGATAAAACAAATTCAAGAGTGTGAATAAAGACTTCAGGTCGAGAGGACGCTGAACAGTGTTTGTCAATACGAACTTgatgtttgtgaagaaaaagCAGCTTCTGTTGTGCAACAAAGAGAGATGCAGGTTTGAATCTGCCAAGTGTGCGGGAGCTTTTCTGCAGGTTGGGGTGGACAGGTAAGGGTTAACTGTTCTGTGCTCTGAGATAGATATGAACCCAGGCTTGAACCCAGGAGTGTTTGAagagcggtgtgtgtgtgtgtgtgtgtgtgttgggggggggggatacCCTCTGAGTCTGCACTTTTCTCTTGCTTTCAAACTTTTGTCGCACATACTTGTTGCATTATTGATCTACGAGTCCGACTCAGCTGCCCATGTTTCCAGCGACTCTCTCCGAACTCTTTAGTTAAGTCACAGAACCGCAGATACTTTTCCGTGAAGCAGAAAAGATTGTGTTGTTTAGTGAACTTCATACCTtggcagaactttttttttcaagtgagaCGATCGGACCGAGCAGATTGGTTCCCTGGACTGTTGTTTTAGCCAGTCATTGGCTCAGCCTGTTGCTAGGCCCGGAGAAAGCTTTCTCCTTCCTCCCCTCGCTGATTGGTGGAGCCTCAACCGGTCTGGTGAACTGGTGCTACTTGTTGAACATCCCCTTTGCTCCTGGTGCATCTTACTGGCTGAAAAAACACAGCTCACGTGTGAACAGCTGACTTCCTCTCTCTGCTTTTTACCTCTCTCATTCACTTAAAAGTTTTCAAAACTTTGCTTCAGTTTCTCAGATATGTCATGCTTTAAATGCTAGGTCTGAAGAAAAGCACTTTGAAAGGATCATATGGTTAATTCTAATGCAACAGTtggtcacttttattttatttcctcagCAGAAACCTACTGgctacaaaacacatttactcttcattttttttaacatgaatgcatttcattttaataaaaaaatgtaatttttatttaaaaaaaatactcaatAACATTTCAACATAGACATAATActtccttttatttattgattatgTATacttaaacaatattttataaatgtatttacttCAAATGATCtctttattttaagtttaagagaaaaaaaaccttctacCTCTTTCCTTGATACTTTTAATCAATATTTTAGACATCACAGTTAAATATACATGGTCATTTAaccctgttttctttttaacctttttttttcagaagacaTTATCCTTAATATTCCAAGATATTTGTTCTACAAATAAAAAGCAGTCAAGCTATTGtgtgtaaataataaaatacacataATATTTGTTTGCAATATATTTTTCTAATGTTTaccatataaatatatattttttaactctAACATTTTTGTCTATTTAATTTCCTACTAATGTTACTTTGCTTTACTTTTACATCGGGCAGTTTTTCCCAGCTGTGTACGTGCCACTCCTGAATCCTCTCTCTGGGCGTGAAGCAattcaaatgactgaaaatggcTGTTTGACTGACTCATAAAAGCTTCTTCACAGCGTTAATCAGACTTTGTAGTCTCCCTCAACGAAATCAAACCGGCGGTTGTCAATTAGTGAACTCACTTTTATTTGAACCACAAACTTCATTTCCTCATTATCTTTATTGTTCATCAGGGTGTTTATCGATTCTCCTCGGGACATTTTGTGAACATTCTTGGCTGCAGAGTGAAGACTGAGGGACTTTTAAACCTCTCATGCAACAGAAAACAGCTATTAAGGAAATTGTTGTTGCAAACGTCACATTCTTTCTACTGTTATTGTGTTGCTGGTTATTCATCCAGTCTATTTACGTGCTTTCTCTTCTTTCCACTTATTATTTTGACTTCTAGTGCTGTTGTTATCCCTTTGAGACTCAGTGTAGAGCAGGGACCTGTTGAGAGAGGATCAGGGTGAGACAAGGGAAGTTTGGGGAAAAAGCCTGACCAGCAGAACTCTAGATTTAAACTCTCTACGAGTCGAGCGTGATGGAGCTTGTGGAATAACATGGAGCtgagctgtttttcttttggtgCCTGAGTCTGTGTCGCTCACGCAGACCGTCTGATGTGAGTACAGTCCACACAATGGTGTTTGGCCCCCGACGCGAAGCCGGACCCCCGAGCCTAAGCACATTTGTGTGAAAGTGTTTGGTGAGTCTGATGGCTGCTGCTTTGCTGAGCCACAGGGCTCCGGGCAGCGCTGGGAGTGCTGACTCCAGCCCTGGGAACATGTTTACCTCTGCCCCGCACCCACCATGGTTTCGGCCacggggtggggtggggtgggggggactggaggagggaggaggggtcAGTCGGCTGGAACTACACAATGAACCTGCTGAACACTGTGCAACCGTccacacttcagtcagctggcGAACTGTTTAGCGGCTTCTTATGGAAGCTTCTGATCATTATGACTCCTCGACTGTCACTTCCCCGCCACTGCAAACGCAGTGTTGGTTACTTCACCGCAATAAACCGCGGACAACTTACTCACTTACTTACTTTTGAACCTTGTAAACAAGAGGCTGCTTGTTGTTTACGCTATCAAGCTAGCCCTGAGTTTGGCTCACCGTGTTAGCTAATACTGTTATAGCAACTTTAGCAATCCAGAAACGGCTTTTAAGTTGAGATAGTTGGATAACCACACAAGCTAATGTGACGTCATGTTCGCGCTGCTCGTCTGATAAGTATAAATACTTAAACAATGTTTGCTGAGTAACGCAATAGGAACCTCAGAACAAAGGCTATTTCAGCAGCGTCTGTTTGACGACGACTTTAGCACCCTAGCCTTGTTAGCGCTTCCGTTGGATTGGCTGAACACTGTTGCTCCTTTTGCACTATAACTCTAATAAGCTTCTACGGTTGAGAGATTTGAACTTTTGCTGAAAGAAAGCTGTgatatttcctgaaaaaaagtagaccaaagatgaagtgaagctGTTGTTTTTCTATGCTTTTGTAGTCTAATCAGCTCCACTTGGCTCATTAGAGAGCTCTAGATTAACTGCCATTACAGCTGGTTCGTCCAGTTCTCTTGCCCTATGCACTGTAGAATAATTATCTTCGACAAATATACCGCCTGTTTTGGTTATTGCCTCATCCAAACACCGTTGTTTTGACACTTAAGCAGACGTAAAACAAGCAAGCTTTGGAAATATATTGCTCAGTAAACACTTCTTTCTGCACAGCCAGTGTAGACTGATCTGAAACGTGCCTCTGAGACATGTGTGTGACAAAGTTGGCATGTTTTTGAAACAGGAAACAAGACTGTCGAAGTGGCTCTGTGTCGTGGTGGCAACGACCGACGAACTTTTTCACGCCTTATCAGCACAGTCAATATAAAATCAGCCTCCAGTTGTGTCTCCTCAGCTGACTTTATGGTGGACAATAATTGACCCGTCGCTGTAATGCTGGCGAGCATGTTATTGTCAGGCCGGGTCAAACAGAACCGCAAGTGCTGCCCTGCTTATCTCCGCTTCCTCCTGCCTTTACAGAGTCCTTCAGCCCTGCGATGACATTATCTGAAGCCTGATAGGCTGCTGCCTGAAAACCACCAACTGAaggcttgttgttgttgcaacaGTTCGGAGAGCTGGCGAGTGACGCTCCTCTCTTACCATCCAGTCAAACGTCTGCCTCACAAACTCAAACATATAATGTGAGCTGCCGCCAAAAATACGCCTCCGAAAACACAACCACTGACAAGGAACTGGACGAACCAGCCTGAAAGAGAGCGCTCAGATGAAGATTCGTGGCTCTGGTTGAGACTCAAATCAGTTTTGTTGGGCCAATGGCGGTGAATCTGTCATAGATGTGTGTGTTATGCCCTTCGCTTTATGGCGTGCAGGAGATGCCTGTTGTTTTCAAAGCTCGTGGACGAAGTTCCACCACAGACGTGATTGCATTAATGTCGACATCGATTGGCCTGATGAGAAAACAATCACGGCGCAGGTAGTTAACAAACAAAGAGCGGCCGCTGCTGCAGCATAATTCAATCATGATCAGTGACAGCAGCGAACAAAAGAAGCAGAGAAGCGGTGGTGTTTTCTTAAAGGGGGGGATTGTTCTCTCCGCTCACGTTTAGAGCCCCCCTCCTCTCCGCACGCTTCGCCCCGCCCCCCACGTGTTCCCTCCGCTTCGATTGGCCGCCGGCGAGATGTTTACGCGCCGCGGTTGGCTGCTGCGGCCGTCAGTCACGCGCCGCCGCTCTTATTTATCGAATGTAGGAGCGAGAGCGGAGCGACTCTTGCGCGGAGCTGCAACAGCTGACAGCCGAGCTCCTCTGCCTCCGACTCCAGGAACAAAGAGAGCAGGACTCGGCTTCTCTGGAGGACGCCTTTCCCTCCGTCCCTGAACATGAGGCACGCTGTCGCCGCGACAGAGGAGAATAACTGTTTAGCCGTGTCGAAGCTCATCCAGATATGCGGCCATTGTAAGCGGCTGGGAAAGAAGGTAAATAAGCATCAATTCTGAAGCGCATACATCGCTGGTGTCGCTGCGGGGAAAACTGCGAGTGCTGTCGTCTGTTGGTGTCTTTTTTTCGATGCCACTTCATTGTCCTGGAAGCGGAGACGCTGCAGTGCGGTCCTTTGTCCGGACTTGTTCCATCGTTGACTTCTTGTCGCTTGACATCACGACTGTCACCTTCTAAATCGTCGCTTTTGTGGTCCTGAGTTGGCCGGTTGACCCCCGTCACTCACGGGGTGAAGGTGCCGGACATGTCCGGGCTTAGCTGCGGAAAGTTACTGGAGCCGCTGCGGACATCGTGGATGTGTTTCAAGTTTTGAATGAGGATTTGAATGCGTGTTTGCTGTAGAGCTCTCTAGTCAAATGAGAGGAGGTGTTAATcgacttgtttttctctcctctgtctggcagGACCTGGGGGTGAGAATTCCGCGACCTCTTGGAAACGGCCCGAGTagattcatccctgaaaaagaGGTGACAAACTCTCTCCTGCGTGAAATAGATCAACTAAAAtgagtgttttttgtttaaaaagggTGTATTGTGGTTTCAGATTCTTCAAGTCAGTAAAGTGGACACCAGGACGCAGACCATATTCGAGGATGCGTTTGCAGTCCTCCGTCGGCTGGACAACATCTCCCTGGTGATGGGCTTCCACCCGCAGTACCTGGAGAGCTTCCTCCGGACGCAGCACTATCTCCTGCAGATGGACGGGCCTCTGTCTTTGCACTACCGACACTACATCGGCATCATGGTACGGCCTCCGCCGTCTGATCCAGCCGCGGCCGATCACTAaccccgctcctcctcctccgcaggCGGCCGCTCGCCACCAGTGCTCCTACCTGGTCAACCTGCACGTGAACGACTTCCTCCAGGTGGGAGGAGACCCCAAGTGGCTCAACGGCCTGGACGAAGCGCctcagaagctgcagcagctcagcgAGCTCAACAAGATCTTGGCTCACCGGCCGTGGCTGCTCACCAAGGAGCACATCGAGGTGAGACAGTGGGGGGCATTGAGGTGTTGCGTAACATCAGGGAGGGACACGGGAGGTGCAGGTGCAGAAAGACAACCAGCCTCTGATGGGTGCTGTCCTGCCCTCCAGGGTCTGCTGAAAGCTGAGGAGCACAGCTGGTCCTTGGCTGAGCTGATCCACGCCGTGGTCCTCCTCACGCACTACCACTCCCTGGCTTCCTTCACCTTCGGCTGCGGCATCATGCCTGAGATCCACTGCGACGGCGGACACACCTTCAGGCCCCCCTCCCTCAGCCAGTACTGCGTATGTGACATCGCTAACGGCAACGGTCATGCCATTCACCACGACGACCCCCTGGGCAACCAGGTGAGTGGTGGACGGCGGCTCGCACAGTTGCGCttcacttcctctctgctccaCCTCCTGCACAACTGTTGCTGGCGGGCTCCGTCCTGACCATGTCTGGTCCTCCTGCAGGAGCTgtgtggagagg
This window of the Synchiropus splendidus isolate RoL2022-P1 chromosome 12, RoL_Sspl_1.0, whole genome shotgun sequence genome carries:
- the sesn1 gene encoding sestrin-1 isoform X3, translated to MRHAVAATEENNCLAVSKLIQICGHCKRLGKKDLGVRIPRPLGNGPSRFIPEKEILQVSKVDTRTQTIFEDAFAVLRRLDNISLVMGFHPQYLESFLRTQHYLLQMDGPLSLHYRHYIGIMAAARHQCSYLVNLHVNDFLQVGGDPKWLNGLDEAPQKLQQLSELNKILAHRPWLLTKEHIEGLLKAEEHSWSLAELIHAVVLLTHYHSLASFTFGCGIMPEIHCDGGHTFRPPSLSQYCVCDIANGNGHAIHHDDPLGNQELCGEVEVLMERMRQLQECRDDEEASQEEMATRFEREKTESMLVIMAEDDENAPSRDISRHFEDPTYGYKDFSRRGEHVPTFRAQDYSWEDHGYSLVNRLYPDVGQMLDEKFQMAYNLTYNTMATHKDVDTSMLRRAIWNYIHCMFGIRYDDYDYGEINQLLDRSFKIYIKTMVCSPEKTTKRMYESFWRQFQHSEKVHVNLLLMEARMQAELLYALRAITRYMT